GACTACCCGTACGCCCTGGCCGCGGCCGACGCGCTCCTGCTGAACGAGAAGCCGGGAGTGCGCGAGATGAGCATGCCGTCGAAGCTCACGTCGTACACGAGCAGCCGGCGTCCGATCATCGCCGCGGTCGAGGACGGCGGCATCACCGAGAGCGTCGTGCGCGAGCACGGGGCGGCGGCCATCATCCCGCCGGGCGACCCGGAACGGCTCCTCCAGGCGGCGCAGGACCTGCGCTGCGACACCGAGGGCGCCGCGGTCCTCACGACCGCCGCGCAGCGGATGTACCAGAACCGGTACTCGCCCGTGAGCGCCCATGCCAGGTACGTGCGGTTCGCGCAGTCGCTGGCCACCATGGGCGCCGGGGTGCGCGCGTGACGGCGGCGCAGGATCCCTCGACCGCCGTCCCGGTGATCGACCTCTCCCAGGCGCCCGGCGAGCACCAGGCCTGGGACCGTCCGAAGCGCACGGTCTACCTCTGGGCCGTGGTCGAGCTGCTCCTCGTCACGAACCCGTGGCAGATCAGCTCGTCGCTGCGCGTCCGCGCGCTCCGGGCGTTCGGCGCCGAGATCGGCGACGGCGTGGTCTTCCGGCCGCGCACGCGGGTGAGGTTCCCGTGGAAGCTGCGCATCGGCGACCGCTCGTGGATCGGCGAGGGCGTCTGGTTCCACAACCAGGACCTCATCACCGTCGGCCACGACGTCGTCCTCTCCCAGGAGACGATGCTCACCACGGGCAGCCACGCGCACCGGCGCGACATGGCCCTGATCACGCGCCCGATCGTCATCGAGCCGGGCGCGTGGATCACGTCGCGCTGCCTGGTCCTCGGCGGCGCGCACGTGGGCCGCTCGG
This genomic interval from Clavibacter michiganensis contains the following:
- a CDS encoding acetyltransferase — translated: MTAAQDPSTAVPVIDLSQAPGEHQAWDRPKRTVYLWAVVELLLVTNPWQISSSLRVRALRAFGAEIGDGVVFRPRTRVRFPWKLRIGDRSWIGEGVWFHNQDLITVGHDVVLSQETMLTTGSHAHRRDMALITRPIVIEPGAWITSRCLVLGGAHVGRSALARPMTVVAGDVPADAIVSGPDCAVVGSRFAGRR